ACTAtccacagagtaaaaaggcaacccacagaatgagagaaagcattggcaaatcatatatctgataagggattaatatccagaatgtatagagaactcctaaaactcatcaacaaaaacaacccgattagaaaagcacaaagcacttgaatatacatttctccaaagaagatgcaGGAATAGCCagtaagcacaggaaaagatgctgaatcattagggaaatgcaaatcaaaactataatgagatataacctcaccCTCATTAGTACGGTtactataaaaaaatagaaaacaggtataggcaaggatgtagagaaactggagcccttgtaaaatggtacagctgctgtggaagagTGTggtgtttccttaaaaaattaaaaacagaattacattatgatccaggaattccacttatGGGTGtatagccaaaaaaattaaaagcagggtctcgaagatatctgcacacccatgttcactgcagcattattcacaacagctgaaatgtggaagcaacccaagtgtccactgacatgtatggataagcaaaatgtggtctatacgtacaagggaatattatttagccttaaaaagaatttccgacacatgctacaacatggatgaaccttgggggaaattatgctaagggaaataagccagccacaaaaagacaaactatgATTCCACTTAATGAGGTACTTAGAGTTGCCAAAACCGtaaagacaaagtagaatggtggttttcagggatggtgggagggagttattatttaacgggtatagagtttcagtttcacaagatgaaGAGTCGTGGggacggatggtggtgatggatgcacaagatgaatgtatttaataccactgaatgtgcacttacaaatggttaagatggcaattacgttatgtgtattttactataatacaaaaaaaaatcaattttgaacAATTCCAAATATTCGGAATGTTTAGCCTCCCATGATAAATTACTTAACATTatatgaagtatttttttaactgaagtatacagtagttgattcacaatatcgtgttagttccaggtatacagcacagcgattcagttatatatatatgtatacgtacactctcttcagattctcttcccttacaggttattacaaaatatcgagtagagttccctgtgctacacagtaggtccttgttgattatctatttaatatacaGTATAGCAATaaataatcccaaactcctaatttatccttctctccccctttcccctttggtaaccatgtttgtttcctatgtctgtggatttatttctgttttggaaataagttcatttgttttgtttttttattccacatagaATTGATATCATATAACATTTGTCTGAAGTACTGGTGTATGATGTGCTCACTTCACAATCCCTCTGAGAGTTTCACGGTTAGCTCAAGTCCGTCACAGGAGGAAGGTGGATGTGCACGGGGTTGGGGGCACTGAAGCCTCAATGTTTGGGCACAGAGGAAACACAGAGGGTCTTGCTGCAAGGTCACAGCTGGTACATGTTTTTGCTGCGCCTGCAGATATGGACCCGCAAGCACGTCTCAGGGATCTCGCTGGCAACAAGCTTATAATAAGGTATGATGCCATTGTTTGAAGTAAATGTCCCATCCTGCTTCCAGTGATGCGTTTTTAACCATAAAGCAAAATACTCCCCACAAATTGAAAATGTTAAAGACGTCACACTAAACCACATCACTTCCCTTCACTTGGTTTTGAAATTCAACTTCCCCTTTATTTCGAAATGGCTTATCTAAACCAGTCTTCCTTTGCAGAGGTGACCTAGGAAATGGAGCAACGAGCTCTGTGGCTTCAGTGACGACCTTACTCCTCCGTGCTGCCCGGCATGCACAGGGCGGGAGCGGGCGACACGATGCAGCCCGGTCCTCTCCTTTCCACAGCAGAGGCAACGGTGACACGGGACCACAAGGTGGCCCCGAGGAAGGAGACTTGGGTTCAGACTTATTGCTAAACGCCCGCCTTGTTTCCCACCTATTTACCTACTACCAGCCCTGCCTGCTTCTCAGGGTGCTGTGAGGACCCATGGGGTCCTTGCTAACAAAGCCGTAAGTGATCTGGGCCCAGCCTGCCTCTCAGACCTTCATCCTGCATCCTTCCGCATTGTGCCCACTGCCTTCTAGCCACACCGACTGCAGGCAGAATTagtttctgcctcagggcctttgcacaggctacCTTTGCTGCCTGGAAAGCCTTTCGAGTTCTGCGTCTGGCCCCTTCTTGTTATTCAGACCTCAGCCTAGTTCAGCGAGATTCACTGAAATCAGTGAGAGCCTCTCAGGGCACCCAGTCATGCTGGTGAGCCCCCGTGAGCCCCCCGTTCTAATTCTCTTCAAGGCACTTCTCCCACCTGAGCAGGGTCAGTGACCATCTCGTTCTGGCTTGGAGCCCCAGTGTGGTGGACTGTGCCCGGCACACTGTATGCTCACCgcacatttatttaatgaatggcTGAAGAGGGTGAAAACGCTCTGGAGAAAACAAAGCACTGCGTGAGGTATAAAACGTGTTTATTAACGAATAAAACCTTGCTTGCTTTCACTTAGTGATTTCTCTCGGAAATGACAGCAATGCCACACTGATTACTCCAAGACCCAACATCACGTAGATGAAAATCTGCCTCTGCATCGGGCAAGAAAGACTGGAAGGCAGTTGCTCTGTATTCACGTTTCAAGGCGAGACGATTCATGTGTCTACATCCCTCCTCGGGTGTCACCGAGACGCTGTCCACTCACCGAGTTTAATTTCATCCATTCCCCTGAGAAAGTGAAGAGCCTCAAAACGGacagctgctgctgctactgctcgGCCCCCGGGGCCCCGGTCAAGGCCGGCAGACGGCCCGCAGGCTGGCCTGGGAGACCGCGGTTCGCCGTGGGGAGGACGCCCCTCGCTAGACTACACGCTGGGAACTGCCCGTGGGCTCCTTCTCTGCCATGAAACCGATACCCAGCTATTAGCGTACTGGCTGTGAGGCTCAGCTGGGGATGGCAGAAGCTGGCTTTAAGCGCgagagcagaggctccagaaggTGAGTTTACACGCGTCAGTGACATGCTACACGGGGCGGCCACACGGCTTCGTCTATTTACACTCTTCCCACCGGGAGGGCCGAAGGAGAGCTCCTGCCGCTGTCAGGTCGGGGCCCACCGGTCCCCTCATCACAGGCAGCGAGGCCTTTCTACGCACCCCTCGGCCTCACTTCCCTCAGTTCAAACACCACCACGAAGGGCGCTTCCGTGTCCCTGCCTAGCCGCGGGGTCAGCAGAGCAATGACCCCACCGGCTGACCCTGGCTGGAGCAGCCAGGAAGGGACCTGCCCCGAGCGGGTCTCAGTGCCCAGTGACCCCTGGCACTGCCGGGAAAAGTTCCCGTCCCCGGGCACCGGCTGACACGTGGGGTTTCCAAATACGCTCTCTAACGTCCCATGTCCTCACTCTGGGTTAGCTGCTTCCAGTTTTAAATCAGCTGTACGGCTCCAGAAGCGACCAGGGGTGCGATGGTTTTGTATCGGATCAAGTGCTGTGAGCCCTCCTCCAGGTCGATCACATAGTCCCTGGAAAAGAGAACAATGTACCCGCGGAGCTCGGCTGCAGCCCCACGGCGAGGAGTGTTTCCCACCGTCCGCAACGCGAACGCCACTCACCTCTGCTCATCTGTTTCCGGTTCTACCAGTATGTTTTCTTGTCGCTCTTTCACCCTCAGAAACACGTATGAATCCAGATCCGGTTTGGGAACTGCCAGGAGGACGACAGTGTGATCAGAAAGCGCTCAGCTAACCAGATCGGGATGGAGAAGCTGCTGGGATTAACTGCCTCAGGCACAAAGGGACCCCTGATGTAAAAGCATCTTGGCGGCAGGGATCTGAGGAGAGATCTGCCTCCTTCTAGAAACAGCATACTTCCCTCAAGGTTTCACACAGCACCCGCTCATTTGACAAGTGACGAGGGCTTGAGACCTGCGGGGGCGCCTGGGAGGAAGAGCGAGGGCCATGGGAGAAACACGCACGACGTCTCAGGAAGACAGAGGTGTGTGAATCGGGCCAGAAAGTATGTCTGTATAAAGGGTGGGAGGACAGGATGTTAGGGAGACCGGGTCACACGGCGATGGCCTTGAATGTCTGGGAGATGAATACGGGCTGCGTGCCGTAAGCATCCCTCCCTCTCTACCACCAGCCAGCACTTCACCAAGAAGTGCCCCGCGCTGGCAGCTCTTCCAGCCCTTCCCTGCCTGAGGCTCTGTTTGTGCCAAGAAGACCCCATCACCTGCGGGGTCCGGAGAACCCACCGGACAACTCAGTGTTCAGAGCCCAGCTCAGGTGTGGGGCTGCCCTCGGTCCCGTCTACAGGAGGGGGGTCAGGATGACTGACCGCAAAGGTCCGGGGAGGGGCCCCTGGGCTGCTCGGGGGTTCTGGGCCTGCCAGAGACACCAACTTCAGCGGGGTCAGCTGGGCCCACTGAGCAGCTGCTGATGTGAGGAAACCCTCGAAGGATGTTAGGCTACAACGCCCTTCCACGACCCTGCCATCGTGGTCTCCGTGCTCCAGGGGGCACCTGGGCTAAGTGAGCAAGGCTCTGATCTCACGAGGGCAGGTTGGCCCCCGTACAGCTCCAGCCCTAGACGCCCAGCTCTGGTCCTTGGAAGGGACCCAGGAAAAGCGACACATGAGCGTTAGGAGGTGTTGGCCAGCATCAAGCAGAAGCAGCTCTGGGGCAACGGCCTGGACCCGGCTCAACTGGATACGACAGGTGGTGCTGGGCAGTGATTAGGGACGTGGTCCTTGCCCCACTCATAAGTGCAGACGAAAGCGGCCGAACTAGACACGGACTGGGCCTCCTGTGTCCCTCAGGCAGGTTCACCAAAACGACCAGTTCAGAGTTCCACAAGCCCAGCACGCGGTGAGCTTGCTCCTGGTGTCCCCTCCACGATGACACGCTGAAGCCCCGAACCCCAGTACTTTAGGACAGGAATGGATTTGGAGACCAGGCCTCTAAAGAGGTAAAATGAAGCCGTCAGGGTGGGGTCCTGATGCAACCTGATGAGGAGAGGGACAGACAGCAGGGTGCGTGTGCAGGGGGCGGCcgcctgcaagccaaggagagaggctcagGGAAACCAACACTGTCAGCCCCCTGACCATGGACTCTGGCCCCCAGATCTGTGAGAAGATCCACGCCGGCTGGTCAGGCGCCCCCGTCCTGTCGGTGGTACTTAGCTGTGGCAGCCGGGGCTAAGTCCCCCCGCCAGCGGCAGGGCTCAGAGCGCGGCCCCCAGGCTGGGTCGGCGAGGGACGCCCAGGTCTCGGCTGTCCTGGACTCAGCTTGGGAACCCGTGGACTCCAGGCCCCCGTGAGGTCCTGCGTGGACATGGCGAGCTGGGAAAGGCCAGGGAGGTGGACTGGAGGCCAAACGCCAGGGGCCCTGCTGGCTGATCCAAGGTTAGGGGTTACCACCAGGGCCCCCCCCTTGGCTCGGCAGACTTTCGGGGGACCGAGCAAGGGGGCGAGAGGCAGAGGAGATGGCCGTGCTTCCCTCCCTGGCGCCTCCCTGCCGTCTGTCCTGCTCCCCTTCCCACAGCCGGGAGGCTGCTCACAACTGAAGATCAGGAGCCCTGAGGGACCCCCGGAGGTGTCCCAGCCTCCCAGCTAACGTCCCCCCAGGAGAAGACAGGCCCCGCATGGCCTGGAACCTGTGAGGGGGACGCTGCTACCCCAGAGACCAGAGACCCCGGCATCTTCCTCGCCCAGAGGAGCCGAGCACAGCATGGGCCCTCAGGAGGTGACTGCATACGCGGGTGAGTCTGCACTTACGGTGGCAGCTATGAGAATTTCCTCTGAACCGGAAGAACACAAGAGTGATGCTGAAATCGCTACCCCGGTGCCTGCTTTTCACGATTTTTGATTTTTAACCCAGAACCCTTCCCCTCTGTCTCTTTTCTGCTGATCTATCTATGCACCTATTTGCCCATGTTCGAGAGAAGAGAGTGGAGATGAAAATGCTATTCTAAGGCACCTGGAGATAACGTGGGGTGTAAACTACGGCCCCTCGGGATGTCCGAAAGGAGAATGTTCTGCTCACCTGCCCGCAAGAGGTCCACCTTCTGTAAATTAGGAGGCATGTGCTTTAAGGCAACGTTCTTTAGGTAGGTCTCTGTGTTAGCCATGTACCTGGAACACACAAACCCACATCACAGTGACGACACATCCCGGAGCCACCAGGGCTATAAGACCAACAGCAACGGCCCTGCGATTGGCCTCAGGGACACAACCACCAAACTCACACTGGCAAGCCAGCGAAATAAAGGCAGGTCCCACGCCCGCTGCTTACTCACTCTCTGGCAAAGGCAAACTCTTCCGGAGATAGGCTGGAAGGCTCCCCCTCACGGCgtgttttctccttttcaagGACGTGAGGGAAAAACTTCTCTATCTGTGGGGACAGGAAACACCTGTCAACGCTTTTTGCCATCAGCAAGTTTGATCAAGTGTGTCATCGAAGGTCTTGTCTGATTCCAGTGGCACACATGCTAGTTTCCTGAAACAGGTCGAGGTTAATCTAGAAAGTGACTCTTAAAATGACACGTTTTCATGGTTGAGACTCTTTCTAATCATAAGACTTACACACTGGACTTCACGAAGGCAGGTTTCAGAGAATTTGGAGCAAAGGCCAGGGCTCAAAAAAGGAAGACAGTTTAAAAAGGATGAGAGGCTTTCATGAAAGAAACTCTGGTGAGACAACTGGAAATGGAAGttaagagaaaggaaggggctGTTACCCAGCACTTCTATGTCATTGTACAGACACAACTGTACAACCTGTGAAGTGAAACAGATACAGAGGctggagagacacacacagaacatttaaGCAGACAGAGAGTGACGCTCAATTATGAGACtataaccagggacttccctggtggcacagtggttaagaatccgcctgccaatgcaggggacacgggtttgagccctggtccaggaagatctcacatgccatggagcaactaagcccgtgcaccacagctaccgagcctgcgctctagagcccgcgagccacaactaccgagcccacgtgccacagctactgagcctgcgctctagaggccgcgagccacaactactgggcccacgtgccacaactactgagcccacgtgcctagagcctctgctctgcaacgagaagccactgcaatgagaagcctgtgcaccgcaatgaagagcagcccccactcgctgcaactagagaaagcccgtgcacagcaacgaagacccaacgcNNNNNNNNNNNNNNNNNNNNNNNNNNNNNNNNNNNNNNNNNNNNNNNNNNNNNNNNNNNNNNNNNNNNNNNNNNNNNNNNNNNNNNNNNNNNNNNNNNNNNNNNNNNNNNNNNNNNNNNNNNNNNNNNNNNNNNNNNNNNNNNNNNNccacagctactgagcctgcgctctagaggccgcgagccacaactactgggcccacgtgccacaactactgagcccacgtgcctagagcctctgctctgcaacgagaagccactgcaatgagaagcctgtgcaccgcaatgaagagcagcccccactcgctgcaactagagaaagcccgtgcacagcaacgaagacccaacgcagccaaaaataaatttataaatttataaacgtattaacaacaacaacaaaaaaacccatataaCCAGCAAGGATAAAACCCACAATGAGGCGAGGCTTGGGAAGAATGCTAAGAACtaccagaaaacaacaacaacgaagcTAAAAGCTGCAGAAAGGTGTGTGGTCAGGAACCAGGAAGGGCAGTCTCGTTTGGAGTCAAAGCTCTCACGACCACCTCCGCCAGGGAAACGCTCTCTGCCAGGAGGACCACGTTGATGGCAAGGAGAGCTGAAGGCCGAGATAAGGCAGCACTTATACTTAAAGCAGTGAGGTCTCCCGGCTCGGATGGACTGTGTACCAGGACGAACTAAATTCTCGTCTGTACGGAGTTTGAGTGTGTGAGGCAGCTTCTCCTGTCCTATGTGGATCACTGCTGCTACTGTATCACTTTGTGCACTAAAAATACATGCCATTTCAGAATCTCAGGGTCACTGAGTTCAGAAGAGGTGGGAAAGATTAGAGGCAGACACATTTCCggattttcaaaaatacaaaggGGGGGACTCCTCCAACACACATCAGCGTCCTTCCCGTTGTACGTGGCCTTACAGATAGATGGTTCGTGAACTCAAAGGAAAGTAGTGGTGAGCGTGAAGAGCATTCAGCTCACCACACACCCCAAAAAACTGAGCGGCCCGGCAGCCGAGGGTGGGGAGAGGCGTAGCGCGTCTCAGGTTTTTCAAAATGCGTGATGATGTCTTTAACGTCCTCGTGGACGAGCTGTAGCAGGGGTGCTGGGTGAC
This sequence is a window from Physeter macrocephalus isolate SW-GA chromosome 20, ASM283717v5, whole genome shotgun sequence. Protein-coding genes within it:
- the GINS4 gene encoding DNA replication complex GINS protein SLD5 isoform X2; this translates as MCHGAAAAHGRKSQEGQEGGPEGQHPSDGDGEDPLHPEQLPAVSAHEGTPLVCLLRERPPRSDRRAVLSVEIEKFFPHVLEKEKTRREGEPSSLSPEEFAFAREYMANTETYLKNVALKHMPPNLQKVDLLRAVPKPDLDSYVFLRVKERQENILVEPETDEQRDYVIDLEEGSQHLIRYKTIAPLVASGAVQLI
- the GINS4 gene encoding DNA replication complex GINS protein SLD5 isoform X1 yields the protein MTEELDLSGQDSDVGSEEVVLTPAELIDRLEQAWMNEKFAPELLENKSEIVECVMEQLQHMEENLRRAKKGDLKVSIHQMEMERIRFILSSYLRCRLMKIEKFFPHVLEKEKTRREGEPSSLSPEEFAFAREYMANTETYLKNVALKHMPPNLQKVDLLRAVPKPDLDSYVFLRVKERQENILVEPETDEQRDYVIDLEEGSQHLIRYKTIAPLVASGAVQLI